Proteins from a genomic interval of Nocardioides jishulii:
- a CDS encoding fatty acid desaturase family protein, with protein MTTIQKKANNPIAHLSKEQIAELGRELDAIRQEIVDSRGADDAAYIRKVIKTQRYLEMGSRGVLLFSIFPPAWVLGTVGLSVSKILENMEIGHNILHGQWDWMRDPKIHSSTWEWDNVTPSDAWKHSHNEVHHTYTNIVGKDNDLGYGIMRVDEDQKWYPMYIAQPAWNFINACFFQYGIAAYDLELGKNLSRPKEKRPADFDDQVKKVLVKIRKHMTRDYVIHPVLSIPTGSFVPTIAANLVANWARNMWSHSVIMCGHFPEGVETFEREMLDEDETRGDWYIRQMLGSANISGSKLMHIMTGNLSHQIEHHLFPDLPSNRYAEAAVKVKAVFDKYELNYLERPLVPQIYSAWHKVVRLSFPNGWLETTTVKNLPKQVGVLAKMVTGGRKTRRALQRQLDDQARRRAVKVEKAEVVEAA; from the coding sequence ATGACCACCATCCAGAAGAAGGCCAACAACCCGATCGCGCACCTGAGCAAGGAGCAGATCGCGGAGCTGGGTCGTGAGCTCGACGCGATCCGTCAGGAGATCGTCGACTCCCGCGGCGCCGACGACGCGGCGTACATCCGCAAGGTCATCAAGACGCAGCGCTACCTCGAGATGGGGTCGCGCGGCGTGCTGCTCTTCTCCATCTTCCCGCCTGCCTGGGTGCTCGGCACCGTGGGCCTGAGCGTCTCCAAGATCCTCGAGAACATGGAGATCGGCCACAACATCCTCCACGGCCAGTGGGACTGGATGCGCGACCCGAAGATCCACTCCTCGACCTGGGAGTGGGACAACGTCACCCCGTCGGACGCGTGGAAGCACAGCCACAACGAGGTGCACCACACCTACACGAACATCGTGGGCAAGGACAACGACCTCGGCTACGGCATCATGCGCGTCGACGAGGACCAGAAGTGGTACCCGATGTACATCGCGCAGCCGGCGTGGAACTTCATCAACGCCTGCTTCTTCCAGTACGGCATCGCTGCCTACGACCTCGAGCTCGGCAAGAACCTCTCCCGCCCGAAGGAGAAGCGTCCCGCCGACTTCGACGACCAGGTGAAGAAGGTCCTGGTCAAGATCCGCAAGCACATGACGCGTGACTACGTGATCCACCCGGTGCTGTCGATCCCCACGGGTTCCTTCGTGCCGACGATCGCTGCCAACCTGGTCGCCAACTGGGCCCGCAACATGTGGAGCCACTCGGTCATCATGTGCGGCCACTTCCCCGAGGGCGTCGAGACCTTCGAGCGCGAGATGCTCGACGAGGACGAGACCCGGGGCGACTGGTACATCCGCCAGATGCTCGGCTCGGCCAACATCTCCGGCTCGAAGCTGATGCACATCATGACCGGCAACCTGTCGCACCAGATCGAGCACCACCTCTTCCCGGACCTGCCCTCCAACCGCTACGCCGAGGCTGCGGTCAAGGTGAAGGCGGTCTTCGACAAGTACGAGCTCAACTACCTCGAGCGCCCGCTGGTCCCGCAGATCTACTCGGCGTGGCACAAGGTCGTCCGCCTGAGCTTCCCCAACGGCTGGCTCGAGACCACCACCGTCAAGAACCTGCCCAAGCAGGTCGGCGTGCTGGCCAAGATGGTGACCGGTGGCCGCAAGACCCGCCGCGCCCTCCAGCGCCAGCTGGACGACCAGGCCCGCCGCAGGGCCGTCAAGGTCGAGAAGGCCGAGGTCGTCGAGGCGGCCTGA
- a CDS encoding ferredoxin reductase: MTSTMDRPGRLRDRAIRLVEAATTPLLPADYLDLFAPLRSGAELRGRIVGVEPETADAATILIKPGADWAGHQPGQYTRIGIDVDGVRQWRAYSLTHGPRNDGLISITVKAVPDGVVSHHLVHHCPVGSIVHLEQAAGEFVLPDPNGGKFLMVTAGSGVTPVIGMLRNLFPVADSGAVHLERSKGFDIVVVHVAPSEPDSIFLRDLKALDAAGLIQLVARYDDVHGVLDVNALGELVPDLHARTTLACGPAGLLDALTEHHERAGVPLVIEQFRTSRVEPGEGGTLHFAKSEKELVVDGATPILDAAEEAGMLMRSGCRMGLCMGCLIPMTEGTVRDLRNGELTTAIPGESGTVKVQTCIKAAAGPCHFDH; the protein is encoded by the coding sequence ATGACCTCGACGATGGATCGCCCCGGCCGCTTGCGCGACCGTGCCATCCGCCTGGTGGAGGCCGCGACCACGCCGTTGCTGCCTGCTGACTACCTGGACCTCTTCGCCCCCCTGCGCTCCGGCGCCGAGCTCCGCGGCCGCATCGTCGGCGTGGAGCCGGAGACCGCCGACGCCGCGACCATCCTGATCAAGCCCGGTGCCGACTGGGCCGGTCACCAGCCGGGCCAGTACACGCGCATCGGCATCGACGTCGACGGCGTACGCCAGTGGCGCGCCTACTCGCTGACCCACGGTCCGCGCAACGACGGCCTGATCTCGATCACCGTCAAGGCGGTGCCCGACGGCGTCGTGAGCCACCACCTGGTGCACCACTGCCCGGTCGGCAGCATCGTCCACCTCGAGCAGGCGGCCGGCGAGTTCGTGCTGCCCGACCCCAACGGCGGCAAGTTCTTGATGGTGACGGCCGGTTCCGGCGTCACCCCGGTGATCGGGATGCTGCGCAACCTCTTCCCGGTGGCCGACTCGGGTGCGGTGCACCTGGAGCGCAGCAAGGGCTTCGACATCGTGGTCGTGCACGTCGCGCCCAGCGAGCCCGACTCGATCTTCCTGCGCGACCTCAAGGCGCTCGACGCGGCTGGCCTGATCCAGCTCGTCGCCCGCTACGACGACGTGCACGGTGTGCTCGACGTCAACGCGCTCGGCGAGCTCGTCCCTGACCTGCACGCGCGTACGACGCTCGCCTGCGGCCCCGCCGGTCTGCTCGACGCGCTCACCGAGCACCACGAGCGCGCCGGCGTGCCCCTGGTGATCGAGCAGTTCCGCACCAGCCGCGTGGAGCCCGGTGAGGGCGGCACGCTCCACTTCGCGAAGAGCGAGAAGGAGCTCGTCGTCGACGGCGCCACGCCCATCCTCGACGCGGCCGAGGAGGCCGGGATGCTGATGCGTTCCGGCTGCCGCATGGGGCTGTGCATGGGCTGCCTCATCCCGATGACCGAGGGCACCGTGCGCGACCTGCGCAACGGCGAGCTCACCACTGCCATCCCCGGCGAGTCCGGGACCGTCAAGGTCCAGACCTGCATCAAGGCCGCCGCCGGGCCCTGCCACTTCGATCACTGA